A single Choristoneura fumiferana chromosome 9, NRCan_CFum_1, whole genome shotgun sequence DNA region contains:
- the MED31 gene encoding mediator complex subunit 31 produces the protein MMSGKGIPETEEQNRIRFQVELEFVQCLANPNYIHFLAQRGYFKEQTFINYLRYLQYWREPEYARFLKYPMCLHFLELLQHEAFRRECVSAQVCKFMDDQAILLWQHYTRRRTRTLQPPDAPAPPAPPAPPGPPRQLS, from the exons ATGATGTCAGGAAAAG GAATACCAGAGACGGAGGAGCAGAATAGGATAAGATTTCAAGTGGAATTAGAATTCGTGCAATGTCTAGCTAATCCAAATTATATTCACT tCTTAGCTCAACGAGGTTACTTCAAAGAGCAAACCTTTATCAACTACCTGCGGTATCTTCAGTACTGGAGAGAACCTGAGTATGCTCGCTTCCTAAAATACCCAATGTGTTTGCATTTCTTGGAGTTACTGCAGCATGAGGCATTCAGAAGAGAATGTGTCTCAGCACAG GTATGCAAATTCATGGACGACCAAGCGATTCTGCTGTGGCAGCACTACACGcggcggcgcacgcgcacgctGCAGCCGCCggacgcgcccgcgccgcctgcgccgcccgcgccgcccggccCGCCGCGCCAGCTCTCGTGA
- the LOC141431495 gene encoding pickpocket protein 28-like: MCPPGNNQETTPWYVWDKKQNLPRSRSEERPRRSILPDWNTAGVRKDLREYLLTSTLHGLRYVGEKKLTWFERFFWLGAFSCSIVCAGFFILNVYAKWRMSPMIVSINSENMPLQNLPFPAITICNVNQAKKSVAERYKKSGSPVDKKLLESLCTSQDDTEIFDNDAAESADWDYTRSFLINVTQPCSEMLAMCIWDSSEMSCEDLFNAQLTDEGLCCTFNVVHRNKMFRNPKSLNDMNFTFPLPSVDWTPEGGYPANAPYNGFPWRPKGIGTDHGLTLVLDANIAEYYCASTKSPSFKILLHNPTETPNIANLGDIYGPGIETRVAIQTRISDAQPALKSIDIEKRLCLFSSEKELVFYRTYTLRNCEMECEARNMLALCKCVLYYMPKNKTTRVCGKADAKCYINMKLLSNVTCEECLPACTEIAYYERMSSAKLSQSLLVQYAKRLGNRTTEYITENMLIIHFYFEDRTFTRFTKGEIFGLTEFLSNTGGLLGLCMGFSMMSVVELIYYVTLRALCLARRRRPKQMFTQ, encoded by the exons ATGTGTCCGCCTGGA AATAACCAAGAGACGACACCATGGTATGTTTGGGACAAAAAACAAAATCTACCCAGAAGCAGGAGCGAG GAAAGACCTCGCAGGTCTATATTGCCAGATTGGAACACTGCAGGTGTCCGAAAGGACCTTAGAGAGTATTTACTGACGTCCACATTACATGGCCTCCGATATGTAGGAGAAAAGAAGTTGACTTGGTTCGAAAG ATTTTTCTGGTTGGGAGCATTTAGCTGCTCTATAGTGTGCGCTGGATTCTTCATTTTGAACGTATATGCGAAATGGCGCATGTCGCCTATGATAGTGAGCATCAACTCTGAAAACATGCCTCTGCAAAACCTGCCGTTCCCTGCTATCACCATTTGTAACGTTAACCAAGCGAAGAAGTCCGTAGCGGAGCGATATAAGAAGAGCGG ttcaCCCGTCGATAAGAAACTTTTGGAGAGTTTGTGCACGTCACAAGATGATACAGAAATATTCGATAATGATGCGGCTGAAAGCGCAGATTGGGACTACACACGGTCATTCTTGATCAAT GTGACCCAACCGTGCAGCGAGATGTTGGCGATGTGCATTTGGGACTCGAGTGAGATGAGTTGTGAGGATTTGTTCAATGCCCAGTTGACCGACGAAGGCCTATGTTGCACGTTCAACGTGGTGCATCGAAACAAAATGTTTAGAAATCC GAAATCTTTGAACGACATGAATTTTACATTCCCATTGCCTTCTGTGGATTGGACTCCTGAAGGTGGCTATCCGGCCAACGCACCCTACAATGGATTCCCGTGGAGACCAAAAG GTATCGGCACTGATCACGGTTTAACATTGGTTCTGGACGCAAATATAGCCGAGTACTACTGCGCTTCAACCAAAAGCCCGAGTTTTAAG ATTCTGCTGCACAACCCCACGGAAACCCCTAACATTGCGAACCTGGGTGATATCTACGGGCCTGGGATAGAAACTCGAGTTGCCATACAAACGAGGATATCCGATGCTCAACCAGCACTCAAGTCAATCGACATTGAAAAGCGACTCTGCCTGTTCTCTAGCGAAAAGGAATTGGTCTTCTACAG AACTTACACGTTAAGGAATTGCGAGATGGAGTGCGAAGCCCGAAATATGTTAGCTTTGTGCAAATGCGTTCTTTACTACATGCCTA aaaataaaaCCACACGTGTGTGCGGAAAAGCCGATGCTAAATGCTacataaatatgaaattattgtctaatg TCACTTGCGAAGAGTGCCTGCCTGCTTGCACGGAAATTGCATATTACGAACGCATGAGCTCTGCGAAGCTGAGCCAGTCACTCCTCGTGCAGTATGCCAAACGGCTTGGCAACAGAACAACCGAATACATAAC AGAAAATATGCTAATAATTCACTTTTATTTTGAGGACCGCACATTCACAAGATTTACAAAAGGAGAAATTTTTGGTCTCACTGAATTTTTGT CAAATACAGGTGGTCTGCTGGGCCTCTGCATGGGATTTAGCATGATGAGTGTGGTGGAGCTGATTTACTATGTAACTCTACGAGCGCTATGCCTGGCGAGGCGTAGGCGACCCAAGCAAATGTTCACTCAATGA